Proteins encoded within one genomic window of Rubripirellula tenax:
- a CDS encoding class I SAM-dependent methyltransferase encodes MANDKKSKGKRTLAQTADKFDCYQRSVQVPEHEVDFFEKAFREAYKSKPYTLREDFCGTFAVCCEWVKSHSRRTATGVDLDRETLDWGTEHNLSRLSEKQKSRVRILRQDVRKRNRPTVDVLAAQNFSFWLFKTRKEVVDYFKVARSNLNSKGIMVMDMMGGGDCYTEENVDKRKIRKGKKGFSYHWEQASFNPVNADATFYIHFKFADGSKMKRAFEYHWRFWTIPEVREMLAEAGFSKSHVYWENEDEDSKHFEEWQRGDIAPSHPSWISYIVAVK; translated from the coding sequence ATGGCAAACGACAAAAAATCAAAGGGCAAACGCACGCTCGCCCAAACCGCCGACAAGTTCGATTGTTATCAACGGTCGGTTCAAGTTCCCGAACACGAAGTTGACTTCTTCGAGAAAGCGTTTCGCGAAGCCTATAAGTCGAAACCGTACACACTGCGCGAAGACTTCTGTGGCACGTTTGCGGTGTGCTGCGAGTGGGTAAAGTCGCATTCGCGCCGCACCGCCACCGGCGTCGACTTGGATCGGGAAACCTTGGACTGGGGGACCGAACACAACTTGTCGCGACTGTCCGAGAAGCAAAAGTCACGTGTCCGCATTTTGCGTCAAGACGTTCGTAAGCGAAATCGTCCGACCGTCGATGTCTTGGCAGCCCAGAATTTCTCGTTCTGGCTTTTCAAGACTCGCAAAGAAGTCGTCGACTATTTCAAAGTTGCCCGTTCGAATTTGAATTCCAAGGGCATCATGGTGATGGACATGATGGGCGGCGGTGACTGCTATACCGAAGAGAACGTCGACAAGCGAAAAATTCGCAAAGGCAAAAAGGGATTTTCGTATCATTGGGAACAGGCGTCGTTCAATCCCGTCAACGCCGACGCAACGTTCTATATCCACTTCAAGTTTGCCGATGGCAGCAAGATGAAGCGAGCGTTCGAATACCACTGGCGTTTTTGGACGATCCCCGAAGTCCGCGAAATGCTGGCTGAAGCCGGCTTTAGCAAATCGCATGTCTATTGGGAAAACGAAGACGAAGACAGCAAGCACTTCGAAGAATGGCAACGCGGCGACATCGCGCCCAGCCATCCGAGCTGGATCAGTTACATCGTCGCCGTCAAATAG
- a CDS encoding glucose-1-phosphate adenylyltransferase, whose amino-acid sequence MDLSKTIALILGGGRGTRLFPLTKIRAKPAVPLAAKYRLIDIPISNCINSGLNRAYVLTQFLSESLHRHLRQTYTFDHFSGGFVELLAAQQTVDEGTDWYQGTADAVRKNLVHLEEDWIEHVLILSGDQLYRMDFREMMKTHIESGAVATIAGIPVSRKDASALGIMQVDDDGRVQGFVEKPKTDAELDLVRMDPAWIDARGIPSQGRDCLASMGLYIFNKDAMVDLLRNSDHEDFGKEVFPAAIKSHKVQVHLFDGYWEDIGTIRAFYEANLSLAGKNPPFDIRNREAPIYSRPRFLPPTIMGKTQIHGSLIADGCRIGDNVTIENSVIGLRSVIGDNVTIKDTVMMGADHIENRASSKTTVGIGDGSTIIGTILDKNCRIGKNVTIVNDKNVVDFGEEESVQIRDGIPIVIKNATIEDGFVL is encoded by the coding sequence ATGGACCTGTCGAAAACGATTGCATTAATTTTGGGTGGTGGTCGCGGTACACGACTGTTCCCGTTGACGAAAATCCGCGCCAAACCTGCTGTGCCATTGGCCGCGAAATATCGTTTGATCGACATCCCGATCAGCAACTGCATCAACAGTGGCTTGAATCGAGCCTATGTGTTGACCCAGTTCTTGTCCGAGAGTCTTCACCGGCACCTGCGACAAACGTACACCTTCGACCACTTCAGCGGCGGATTCGTTGAACTCTTGGCCGCTCAACAAACGGTCGACGAGGGTACCGATTGGTATCAAGGTACGGCCGATGCCGTCCGAAAGAACTTGGTCCACCTGGAAGAGGATTGGATCGAGCATGTGTTGATCCTGTCGGGCGATCAACTGTATCGCATGGACTTTCGCGAGATGATGAAGACGCACATCGAATCGGGCGCCGTCGCCACCATCGCAGGCATTCCGGTGTCTCGCAAAGACGCATCGGCTCTTGGCATCATGCAGGTCGATGACGACGGACGCGTGCAGGGCTTCGTCGAAAAGCCAAAGACGGACGCCGAACTCGACCTCGTTCGTATGGATCCGGCTTGGATCGATGCACGCGGTATCCCCAGCCAAGGCCGCGATTGTTTGGCCAGTATGGGTTTGTACATCTTCAACAAAGACGCGATGGTGGATCTGCTGCGCAACAGCGACCACGAAGACTTTGGCAAGGAAGTGTTTCCGGCGGCGATCAAGTCACACAAGGTCCAAGTGCACTTGTTCGACGGATATTGGGAAGACATCGGTACGATTCGCGCCTTCTACGAAGCCAACCTTTCGCTCGCCGGAAAGAATCCGCCGTTCGATATCCGAAATCGTGAAGCGCCAATCTACAGCCGTCCGCGATTCCTGCCACCAACGATCATGGGCAAGACCCAAATCCACGGCAGCTTGATCGCCGACGGTTGCCGCATCGGTGACAACGTGACGATCGAAAACAGTGTGATCGGGTTGCGATCGGTGATCGGCGACAATGTGACGATCAAAGACACGGTCATGATGGGCGCCGATCACATCGAAAACAGAGCTTCGAGCAAGACGACAGTCGGCATTGGCGACGGATCAACGATCATTGGAACGATCTTGGACAAGAATTGCCGCATTGGAAAGAATGTGACGATTGTTAACGACAAGAATGTCGTCGACTTTGGCGAAGAAGAGTCGGTGCAGATTCGCGACGGCATCCCAATCGTGATCAAGAACGCAACGATCGAAGACGGGTTCGTGCTCTAA
- the hemG gene encoding protoporphyrinogen oxidase → MKSVAIIGGGLTGLATAVSLRLVAPTIEVTVFESGNRTGGVIHTESVDGFLIDHGADMFATKPGDALELCRRLGVENKLILPQSDRRGARIVRHGKLVPIPDGFVLMRATKLLPMLTTPLLSPLGKLRFLCERFVGSSEEVGRDDFDESIEAFVRRRMGHEVLDRIVAPLSAGIYTADITKLSMRATMGPIAEMERQFGSLARATAARRRSGEDNVERGSTGARYGQFRAFAGGMIELIRSLTDALPQTSVRLNLPIKNLVPENDRWNVVTQAGERLTFDHVVVATPPRVAAKLVETVAPFAAEQLAMIESASTAIVVMGVRDRDIQRDINTFGFVVPLSENRKILAGSFASHKFAGRAPDGHTLVRVFVGGAMQPELLDQGDDEIVAMVRQELAELIGLTGEPIVTRVVRWNHAMPQYHVGHNERVKQIRESIESVPGLSVINNGLGGVGIAPVIRAADKLALSIAKK, encoded by the coding sequence TTGAAAAGCGTTGCCATCATCGGTGGGGGGCTGACGGGTCTGGCGACGGCTGTTTCGTTGCGGTTGGTCGCCCCCACGATCGAGGTCACCGTTTTCGAATCAGGCAACCGGACCGGGGGCGTCATCCACACCGAATCGGTCGATGGGTTCTTGATCGATCACGGCGCGGACATGTTTGCGACCAAACCGGGCGACGCATTGGAATTGTGCCGCCGACTCGGCGTCGAAAACAAATTAATCCTGCCGCAAAGCGACCGTCGCGGGGCCCGGATCGTTCGACACGGCAAATTGGTCCCAATTCCTGACGGCTTCGTCTTGATGCGCGCGACGAAGCTGTTGCCAATGCTGACGACGCCGCTGTTATCGCCGCTGGGAAAGCTGCGTTTTCTTTGCGAACGGTTCGTCGGATCCAGCGAAGAAGTCGGACGAGACGACTTTGATGAATCGATCGAAGCGTTCGTGCGTCGTCGGATGGGCCACGAAGTGCTCGATCGAATCGTCGCGCCTTTGTCGGCGGGCATCTACACGGCCGATATCACCAAGCTAAGCATGCGGGCCACGATGGGCCCGATCGCGGAAATGGAGCGGCAATTCGGGTCGCTCGCCCGCGCAACTGCGGCCCGACGTCGCTCGGGTGAAGACAACGTTGAACGCGGAAGCACCGGCGCCCGATACGGACAATTTCGCGCCTTCGCCGGTGGCATGATCGAACTGATCCGCTCGCTGACCGACGCGCTGCCGCAAACCTCGGTTCGCTTGAACTTGCCGATCAAGAACCTGGTACCCGAAAATGATCGTTGGAATGTCGTCACCCAAGCAGGCGAACGTTTGACGTTTGATCATGTGGTCGTCGCTACGCCGCCTCGCGTCGCGGCCAAGTTGGTGGAAACGGTCGCGCCGTTTGCCGCCGAGCAATTGGCGATGATCGAGTCAGCTTCCACCGCAATCGTAGTGATGGGAGTTCGCGACCGGGATATTCAACGTGACATCAACACGTTCGGATTCGTCGTACCGCTATCCGAAAACCGAAAAATCCTGGCCGGCAGTTTTGCCAGTCACAAGTTCGCCGGTCGCGCTCCGGATGGACACACGCTTGTCCGTGTTTTCGTCGGCGGCGCGATGCAACCGGAATTGCTGGATCAGGGCGACGACGAAATTGTCGCTATGGTGCGACAAGAACTTGCGGAACTGATCGGATTGACCGGCGAACCGATTGTCACACGCGTCGTCCGCTGGAACCATGCGATGCCACAGTATCACGTCGGTCACAACGAACGCGTGAAACAGATCCGTGAATCGATCGAGTCCGTGCCGGGATTGAGCGTGATCAATAATGGACTCGGCGGCGTGGGCATCGCACCCGTCATCCGCGCGGCCGACAAACTAGCCCTGTCGATCGCCAAGAAATGA
- a CDS encoding serine/threonine-protein kinase gives MAESLKVFRSDDGAAASLRVGSRLDKYRIVRRLGEGGFATVYAAQDLVEDRKVALKIPHNAYSSNEQSLDDLQREVRIMAKLEHPSILPLKDARVINGHFVVVFPLGDETLGDRLTRRLSRATAMDYAVQMISSVAYAHEKNILHRDIKPENFILFPDQVIQLTDFGLARIERGDHDVSGSGTLGYISPEQAMGKPTYRSDVFSLGLVIYRLFAGDIPEYPFDRMPGYNRLRRGLSKDFVDMIRKAIDPKPSKRFRDAVAMHNVMSKIRYPLTDRSVSLKGSAVASSYTRRIA, from the coding sequence GTGGCTGAGTCGTTGAAGGTTTTCCGGAGTGATGACGGTGCCGCGGCCTCGCTTCGTGTGGGTAGTCGGTTGGACAAGTACCGAATCGTTCGCCGACTTGGTGAAGGCGGCTTCGCGACGGTTTACGCGGCTCAGGACTTGGTCGAAGACCGCAAGGTCGCTTTGAAGATTCCGCACAATGCTTATTCAAGCAACGAGCAGTCGCTTGATGATCTGCAGCGTGAAGTGCGAATCATGGCCAAATTGGAGCATCCGTCGATTCTGCCGCTCAAGGACGCCCGAGTCATCAACGGACACTTCGTTGTCGTCTTTCCATTGGGTGACGAGACGTTGGGCGATCGGCTGACGCGACGATTGTCCAGGGCCACCGCGATGGACTACGCCGTCCAAATGATCAGCTCGGTTGCCTATGCTCACGAAAAAAATATTCTGCACCGGGACATCAAGCCTGAAAACTTCATTCTGTTTCCCGACCAAGTGATCCAGTTGACGGATTTCGGATTGGCACGGATCGAACGCGGCGACCACGACGTGTCGGGGTCAGGCACGCTGGGCTACATTTCGCCCGAGCAAGCGATGGGAAAGCCGACCTATCGCAGCGACGTGTTTTCGCTCGGTCTTGTCATCTATCGTTTGTTTGCCGGCGATATTCCCGAGTATCCGTTTGATCGAATGCCCGGCTACAACCGACTCCGCCGCGGTTTGTCCAAGGACTTTGTAGACATGATTCGCAAAGCCATCGACCCCAAACCAAGCAAGCGTTTCCGCGATGCGGTGGCGATGCACAATGTGATGTCAAAGATTCGCTATCCGTTGACGGACCGATCGGTTTCGTTAAAGGGATCGGCCGTGGCGTCCTCGTACACCCGTCGCATTGCCTGA
- a CDS encoding ferredoxin--NADP reductase, which produces MSDTIEPAQLDAEEAESLRKTHYNATVIERIDVHDDLARFRIRPDEPTVPFDPGQYVAIGMGNWEPRLPGTQTEMVPENKLRKLGRRAYSISCPLLDSAGVIAPVNSIDYLEFYVTLVRRADDEHKKPPVLTPRLFMLDAGGRLELQRKITGHYVLGEIDPGDTVLMLGTGTGEAPHNAMSAHLLANGHQGKVINATSVRQRRDLGYAKEHALLMSQYANYRYLSFTTRDPENLDPSHPGYVGKQYLQSLFTSGRLAELAEDPLSPANTHVFLCGNPSMIGYVPPGADPPATPGMLQVLGDAGFSDEHDSIGAGSIRFEKYW; this is translated from the coding sequence TTGAGCGACACGATTGAACCGGCTCAGCTGGACGCCGAAGAGGCCGAAAGTCTGCGAAAGACACATTACAACGCAACCGTCATCGAGCGGATCGACGTCCATGACGATCTGGCCCGGTTCCGCATTCGGCCCGACGAACCGACTGTACCGTTTGATCCGGGGCAATACGTGGCGATCGGAATGGGCAACTGGGAACCCCGATTGCCCGGGACGCAAACGGAAATGGTCCCCGAGAACAAACTTCGCAAACTGGGCCGACGGGCGTATTCGATTTCCTGCCCGTTGCTCGATTCGGCGGGAGTGATAGCGCCGGTCAACTCGATCGACTACCTCGAATTTTATGTCACGCTGGTTCGCCGCGCCGATGACGAACACAAAAAGCCACCGGTGTTGACGCCGCGCTTGTTCATGCTGGACGCGGGGGGCCGGTTGGAACTTCAACGCAAGATCACGGGGCACTACGTGTTGGGCGAAATTGACCCTGGCGATACTGTGTTGATGCTGGGAACGGGTACGGGCGAAGCACCTCACAACGCCATGAGTGCCCATTTGTTGGCCAACGGTCATCAAGGCAAAGTGATCAACGCGACCAGCGTCCGCCAGCGGCGTGACCTCGGTTACGCGAAAGAACACGCGTTGCTGATGAGCCAGTACGCGAACTATCGCTACCTTAGTTTCACGACGCGCGACCCCGAAAACCTGGACCCGTCGCATCCGGGCTATGTCGGCAAGCAATATCTCCAATCGCTCTTCACATCGGGGCGCTTGGCGGAATTGGCTGAAGATCCGCTATCGCCTGCGAACACCCACGTGTTCCTGTGTGGGAACCCGTCGATGATCGGATACGTTCCTCCGGGCGCCGATCCGCCTGCGACGCCCGGCATGCTACAAGTTCTGGGCGATGCCGGATTTTCGGATGAACACGATTCGATTGGCGCCGGATCCATCCGTTTCGAGAAGTATTGGTAA
- a CDS encoding GntR family transcriptional regulator has protein sequence MLRIQITTGASQPIYRQVVDQVRHAVATGKVAVGDPLPSVRALAGELVVNPNTIAKAFATLVRDGVIESQQGRGYFVAQRREIYTHKERVRRLAEVMDPFLAEALSLGFDEQQIVDEVQKRLRKTFSSSAPKS, from the coding sequence ATGCTTCGGATTCAAATCACCACCGGCGCCAGCCAGCCGATCTATCGGCAGGTTGTCGACCAGGTTCGCCATGCCGTCGCGACCGGAAAGGTCGCCGTCGGCGATCCCCTACCCAGCGTCCGCGCCCTCGCCGGCGAACTGGTCGTCAATCCGAACACGATCGCCAAGGCCTTTGCAACGCTCGTCCGCGACGGTGTGATCGAAAGCCAGCAGGGCCGCGGTTACTTCGTCGCCCAGCGCCGCGAAATCTACACGCATAAAGAACGGGTTCGCCGATTGGCGGAAGTGATGGATCCGTTTCTCGCCGAAGCCCTGTCGCTCGGTTTTGATGAACAGCAGATCGTCGACGAAGTTCAAAAACGACTGCGCAAAACGTTTTCTTCGTCCGCCCCCAAGTCTTGA
- a CDS encoding ABC transporter ATP-binding protein, which produces MNDPVIQTERLCRYFGNRPIVRDLDMRIPAGQVTAMLGLNGAGKTTTIRILMGLLRPTRGSATVFGEDTSQMSPATRGRIGYMVEGHFLYPSMTVQQCAKFQRAGHATWDNELFHQIVDHFGIQPNSRIAEMSRGQRAGVSLALVLAPDPELLVLDDPALGLDPVSRRALNETIVEFAGDGKRTVMLSTHLLDDVERIADRVMVLVGGRLKVDTSMDDFANRVSGFAVKIETIDRGQLAAIPGLIEARKVGDWFHLSLADCDEEATAAIQRLCGDAIEPIDMTFGDGVLAYLARERGESSFLNLDRAGAKR; this is translated from the coding sequence ATGAATGATCCTGTGATTCAAACCGAACGTCTGTGTCGTTACTTCGGCAACCGCCCGATCGTACGCGACCTGGACATGCGGATTCCGGCCGGCCAAGTGACGGCAATGCTGGGGCTAAACGGCGCCGGAAAGACGACGACGATTCGGATTCTGATGGGACTGCTGCGGCCGACTCGCGGGTCGGCGACGGTGTTTGGCGAAGATACGTCGCAAATGTCGCCGGCGACACGCGGCCGCATCGGTTACATGGTCGAAGGACACTTTTTGTACCCGTCGATGACGGTGCAACAATGTGCAAAGTTCCAGCGAGCCGGGCACGCAACATGGGACAACGAACTGTTCCACCAAATCGTCGATCACTTTGGCATCCAGCCGAATTCGCGAATCGCCGAAATGAGTCGCGGACAACGGGCGGGCGTTTCATTGGCATTGGTGCTTGCGCCCGATCCTGAATTGTTGGTGTTGGACGACCCGGCGTTGGGGCTGGATCCCGTCAGCCGCCGTGCGCTTAACGAAACGATCGTCGAATTCGCCGGCGACGGAAAGCGAACGGTGATGTTGAGCACCCACTTGCTCGACGACGTCGAACGAATCGCCGACCGAGTGATGGTGTTGGTGGGCGGGCGATTGAAAGTCGACACATCGATGGACGATTTTGCGAATCGCGTCTCGGGGTTCGCGGTGAAAATCGAAACGATCGACCGGGGTCAGTTGGCGGCGATCCCCGGCTTGATCGAAGCCCGCAAGGTCGGCGATTGGTTTCATTTGTCGTTAGCGGATTGCGACGAAGAAGCCACCGCGGCCATCCAGCGACTCTGCGGCGACGCGATCGAACCGATCGACATGACCTTCGGGGATGGCGTGTTGGCGTATTTGGCTCGCGAGCGTGGCGAGTCCTCTTTCTTGAACCTTGATCGTGCGGGAGCCAAGCGATGA
- the polX gene encoding DNA polymerase/3'-5' exonuclease PolX has translation MDNAAIADVFDEMAELLEFRGENPFRIRAYTNGAKAIRELDESVAAILADPSRDLSKTPGIGKTLAEKSAVLVETGSLPQLIQLRAEIPEVTIQMARIPGLGAKKAVKLQQELGLESLGDLRKACQEDQIAKLKGFGAKTQAAILDGLSIAEAAAERIYWSSADDLARHIGEHMATCQAISKMEWAGSYRRGRETVGDLDLLVVADDHAAAMDHLECYAAYAQTIGRGDTKISIRVGKSFQVDMRVVEVDQFGAALQYFTGSQAHNIHTRRLAKEQGLKINEYGVFKIDDDSKVAGATEEDVYASIRLPWIAPELREDRREFELAAKNTLPVLIEVGDVIGDLHMHTNATDGTATIREMADAAIARGLKYIAITDHSKRVSMAMGLDEIRLREQWKQIDEIRPEYEGRLMILKGIECDILEKGGMDLADECLAEADWVLASVHYGQKQPRDQITERILGAIENPHVTCIAHPTGRLINRRPPYDVDMDAVMAAAKKHGKFMELNANPARLDLNDLHLAAAKRAEIPIVISTDAHSIDGLDVMQYGIKQARRGGLTKADVANTRPWPMR, from the coding sequence GTGGACAACGCGGCGATCGCAGACGTATTCGACGAGATGGCGGAGTTACTGGAATTCCGCGGTGAGAATCCTTTTCGCATCCGCGCCTATACCAACGGCGCCAAAGCCATTCGCGAACTCGACGAGTCTGTCGCCGCGATCCTTGCCGATCCGTCTCGTGATCTCTCGAAGACCCCCGGTATCGGCAAAACGCTTGCCGAAAAATCGGCCGTGCTGGTCGAAACCGGATCGCTGCCGCAATTGATTCAATTGCGTGCCGAGATTCCCGAGGTCACCATTCAAATGGCTCGCATTCCCGGGCTTGGGGCTAAGAAGGCCGTCAAGCTGCAACAGGAACTCGGACTCGAATCGCTGGGAGATCTTCGCAAAGCTTGCCAAGAAGACCAGATCGCGAAGTTGAAGGGGTTTGGCGCGAAAACCCAAGCCGCCATCTTGGACGGACTTTCGATTGCCGAAGCCGCTGCCGAACGAATTTATTGGTCGTCGGCCGACGATCTGGCCCGCCACATCGGCGAACACATGGCGACATGCCAAGCCATTTCAAAAATGGAATGGGCGGGCAGCTATCGGCGCGGACGCGAAACCGTCGGCGACTTGGATCTGCTTGTCGTTGCCGATGACCACGCCGCGGCGATGGATCATTTGGAATGCTATGCCGCGTACGCCCAAACGATCGGACGAGGCGACACCAAGATATCGATCCGCGTCGGCAAATCGTTCCAGGTTGACATGCGCGTCGTCGAGGTGGATCAATTCGGCGCGGCGCTGCAGTACTTTACCGGATCGCAAGCTCACAACATTCACACGCGTCGGCTTGCCAAAGAACAGGGGCTGAAGATCAACGAGTATGGTGTCTTCAAAATTGACGACGACTCGAAAGTCGCCGGCGCCACCGAGGAAGACGTTTACGCATCCATCAGGTTACCATGGATTGCACCGGAGCTTCGTGAAGATCGTCGTGAGTTTGAACTTGCGGCAAAAAACACACTGCCCGTATTGATCGAAGTCGGCGACGTGATCGGCGATCTTCACATGCACACCAACGCGACCGACGGAACCGCCACCATTCGCGAAATGGCGGACGCGGCAATCGCACGTGGGCTGAAGTACATCGCGATCACGGATCACAGCAAGCGTGTCTCGATGGCCATGGGGCTGGACGAAATACGATTGCGAGAGCAGTGGAAGCAGATCGACGAAATCCGGCCCGAGTACGAAGGTCGCTTGATGATCTTGAAGGGCATCGAGTGCGACATCCTCGAAAAGGGAGGCATGGACTTGGCCGATGAATGTTTGGCCGAAGCCGATTGGGTCCTGGCGAGCGTCCATTACGGCCAAAAACAGCCACGTGATCAGATCACCGAGCGGATTTTGGGTGCAATCGAAAATCCGCACGTCACTTGTATTGCTCACCCGACGGGGCGGCTGATCAACCGCCGCCCGCCCTATGACGTCGACATGGACGCTGTGATGGCAGCGGCGAAAAAGCATGGGAAGTTTATGGAATTGAATGCCAATCCCGCCCGATTGGATCTAAACGACCTTCACCTGGCGGCCGCCAAACGGGCTGAAATCCCGATCGTCATCAGCACCGACGCCCACTCGATCGACGGTCTGGACGTCATGCAGTACGGGATCAAACAGGCTCGTCGTGGGGGGCTAACAAAGGCCGATGTGGCCAATACGCGACCGTGGCCAATGCGATAG
- a CDS encoding arylsulfatase translates to MSTIIPAISKPTWIFSQVVVAACAICFATNDASSDVLAVAPDARPNVVVILTDDQGWGDLSLNGNPNLSTPNIDSLARDGAEVKNFYVCSVCSPTRAEFLTGRYHSRSGVYSTSSGGERINADEQTIGDVFKTAGYSTAAYGKWHSGMQFPYHPNARGFDDYYGFCSGHWGDYFSPMLEHNGEIVTGNGFLVDDLTDHAIDFISDHTASPFFVYLPFNTPHAPMQVPDPYWDKFKDKPLVSDPAKENAKRQNDNHTRAALAMCENIDHNVGRLLKHLDATGLADNTIVVFFCDNGPNGARYNGGLRGRKGSTNEGGLRSPMLVRFPRVIQAGTKVTPIMGAIDLLPTLADLSGIGAVYPKPLDGRSMVAELSNRPTGDQDRMLFAAWNGKYSLRSESHRVHADGSLFDIDHDPREDVDLRNEQPEIAKRMGNVLNQFLDELKPLKSNHRETRPITLGHPDAKFNQLPARDAAGHGGVVHSNKFPNCTFMQNWVDTTGEITWDVDVLADGDHEVTMYYACKNGSQGSVIELSLNDQTIRATIDQPNDVPLRGMENDRDLRPESYVKDWKPMSLGSIRLEPGRGTLRLRAIEVPGAEVAEMRLLMFRRLD, encoded by the coding sequence ATGTCCACCATCATTCCCGCTATCTCGAAACCGACTTGGATCTTCTCGCAAGTAGTCGTTGCGGCGTGTGCCATTTGCTTTGCAACGAATGATGCGTCCAGCGATGTGTTAGCCGTTGCACCCGACGCGCGTCCCAACGTTGTCGTGATTCTTACCGACGACCAGGGGTGGGGCGACTTGAGTTTGAATGGCAACCCTAACCTTTCCACGCCGAACATCGATTCGTTGGCGCGTGACGGGGCCGAGGTGAAGAACTTCTACGTTTGCTCGGTTTGCTCGCCGACACGCGCAGAATTCTTGACGGGCCGTTATCACAGTCGCAGCGGTGTCTACAGCACTTCGTCGGGCGGCGAGCGAATCAATGCGGACGAGCAAACAATCGGCGATGTTTTCAAAACGGCCGGTTACTCGACAGCAGCTTACGGAAAGTGGCACAGCGGGATGCAGTTTCCCTATCACCCCAACGCCCGTGGCTTTGACGACTACTACGGATTTTGCAGCGGTCATTGGGGTGACTATTTTTCGCCGATGCTGGAACACAATGGCGAGATTGTGACGGGTAATGGTTTCTTGGTCGACGATTTGACCGATCATGCGATCGACTTCATCAGCGATCACACGGCGAGCCCGTTCTTTGTCTATCTGCCGTTCAACACGCCGCACGCGCCGATGCAGGTTCCCGATCCGTATTGGGACAAGTTCAAAGACAAACCGCTGGTCTCCGATCCGGCGAAAGAAAATGCGAAAAGGCAGAATGACAATCACACTCGCGCTGCTTTGGCGATGTGCGAAAACATTGACCACAATGTCGGCCGACTGCTGAAGCATCTCGATGCGACAGGACTTGCCGACAACACGATCGTGGTCTTTTTCTGCGACAACGGCCCCAACGGTGCTCGGTACAACGGCGGGCTTCGCGGTCGCAAAGGATCGACAAATGAAGGGGGTTTACGGTCGCCGATGTTGGTGAGGTTTCCTCGCGTGATCCAGGCCGGCACCAAAGTCACGCCGATCATGGGCGCGATCGATCTATTGCCGACGCTGGCGGATCTTTCGGGAATCGGAGCTGTGTATCCGAAACCGCTGGACGGTCGTTCGATGGTGGCTGAGCTTTCGAACCGGCCCACCGGCGACCAGGATCGGATGCTGTTTGCAGCTTGGAACGGCAAGTACAGCCTCCGAAGCGAAAGCCATCGTGTCCACGCCGATGGCAGTCTATTCGATATCGACCATGATCCTCGCGAAGACGTCGATTTGCGCAACGAACAACCAGAGATCGCCAAGCGAATGGGGAACGTGCTGAATCAGTTCCTTGACGAACTGAAACCGCTGAAGTCGAACCACCGGGAAACTCGCCCGATCACGCTGGGACATCCCGATGCGAAGTTCAACCAGTTGCCCGCACGAGACGCGGCGGGCCATGGCGGAGTCGTTCACAGCAACAAGTTTCCCAATTGCACGTTCATGCAAAACTGGGTCGACACCACTGGTGAGATCACCTGGGACGTCGATGTGCTTGCCGACGGCGACCACGAGGTCACGATGTATTACGCATGCAAGAACGGTTCACAGGGATCTGTGATCGAATTGAGTCTGAACGATCAGACGATCCGTGCGACCATCGACCAACCCAATGACGTTCCCCTGCGAGGAATGGAAAACGATCGTGATTTGCGGCCGGAAAGCTATGTCAAGGATTGGAAACCGATGAGCCTGGGATCGATTCGTTTGGAGCCCGGTCGCGGCACATTACGTTTGCGAGCGATAGAGGTGCCGGGCGCGGAAGTCGCCGAGATGCGGTTGTTAATGTTTCGACGCCTCGATTGA